Proteins from a genomic interval of Hornefia porci:
- a CDS encoding phospholipase A2 family protein codes for MSMRNRIQKIIAVLIIVGVVVAPTHSIVNAMSTNELRELDKEVSNIQKYFVVKDDGNVIYDRDAALQDGVSGKQLDLADQVYAFGLSQSNDNEKITIRGSSQSMAAAQKKAIAFPVYGNWCGPYYGSGTPIDLLDKGCKNHDVCYENKGRHKCSCDKTFLSYINTNYNKMTGVKQKAMAKVIKAWLQIKTSNVTKKGGNFSCKK; via the coding sequence ATGTCCATGCGGAACAGGATTCAAAAAATCATAGCAGTATTAATAATTGTTGGTGTTGTTGTTGCACCGACGCATTCAATCGTAAATGCGATGAGTACCAATGAATTACGCGAGCTCGATAAAGAAGTGAGCAATATCCAGAAGTATTTTGTAGTTAAAGATGACGGTAACGTAATATACGATAGAGACGCCGCACTCCAAGATGGGGTAAGTGGAAAGCAACTTGATTTAGCCGATCAGGTATATGCGTTTGGATTAAGCCAGTCAAACGACAACGAAAAAATAACAATACGAGGGTCAAGCCAGAGCATGGCTGCTGCTCAAAAGAAAGCAATAGCTTTCCCGGTATATGGGAATTGGTGTGGTCCTTATTATGGCTCAGGTACGCCAATCGATTTACTTGATAAAGGGTGCAAAAATCACGATGTTTGTTATGAGAACAAAGGTAGGCATAAATGCTCTTGTGATAAAACTTTCTTATCTTACATCAATACAAATTACAATAAGATGACAGGCGTCAAGCAGAAAGCTATGGCAAAGGTGATAAAGGCGTGGCTGCAAATTAAAACCAGTAATGTAACGAAGAAAGGAGGGAACTTCTCATGCAAGAAATAA
- a CDS encoding PadR family transcriptional regulator, translated as MVQERNNFKLGTVEMLVLSLLSQKDLYGYEISLLLKDLSAGSFVVPEGSLYPILYKLEDKKHITSHSVQIGKRRVRKYYHIEGTGIERLNQLLSEYRLIADSIELILAANLLDEKGD; from the coding sequence ATGGTACAAGAGCGAAATAACTTTAAATTGGGAACCGTGGAGATGCTAGTCCTATCTCTACTGTCACAAAAAGACCTGTACGGCTATGAGATTAGCTTACTGCTAAAAGATTTATCAGCGGGTTCTTTTGTTGTTCCAGAAGGAAGTCTCTACCCCATATTATACAAATTGGAAGATAAGAAACATATAACCTCACATTCCGTTCAAATTGGAAAAAGAAGAGTGAGGAAATATTACCATATTGAAGGTACTGGGATAGAAAGGCTTAATCAGCTTTTGTCTGAGTACCGTTTAATCGCTGATAGCATTGAATTGATTTTGGCTGCAAATCTTTTAGATGAGAAGGGGGATTAG
- a CDS encoding DUF6120 family protein encodes MHVNTEVQKYIKQIHYLLPAFNKSERLFLSDLSERIYDYLDDNPSAEIKDIENQFGTPLEISQSYISSLDTDELLNRISARKLLRRVFIIITISLILGLSIFSAFTYKAYIHYKNTVITETETVIDKD; translated from the coding sequence ATGCATGTTAACACAGAAGTTCAAAAATATATAAAACAAATACACTATCTTCTTCCCGCCTTCAACAAATCCGAGAGATTATTTTTATCAGATTTATCAGAACGAATATATGACTATTTAGATGACAACCCTAGTGCTGAAATTAAGGACATTGAGAACCAATTTGGCACTCCGCTGGAAATATCTCAAAGTTATATTTCCTCACTGGACACAGATGAGTTGCTCAATCGAATCTCTGCAAGAAAACTTTTACGTCGCGTTTTCATTATCATCACAATAAGCTTAATTCTAGGGCTCAGCATCTTTAGTGCCTTTACGTATAAGGCATATATACACTACAAAAACACCGTTATTACTGAAACTGAAACTGTTATTGATAAAGATTAG
- a CDS encoding lysozyme family protein translates to MPEIKTRQVQKGTIKSLDRAAAMTCRLKDVQTRTKDLIDDPRTRSSRSPDEYASNRITGMAQDAGTDAVYMAEKTATLTTGKIRYAVGQAQVGVPESSVRTQGFIRFRKRQLAEKQQIAGRQRSLRIYPGSREQSIRNFANSRQLARTKGKERTIREFAKHRTIVASRKRSVQTYYLRKRAGRRTGRLMQRTARRLRDLVQSARALISTLSAVGIVCLAIVLVCILFGAAFYFFGDDSSANYTPVSPEVEAYSAVISKYAGQYGIGEYTELIKAVMMQESGGRGADPMQASESGYNKKYPHSPNSIKDPEYSIQCGVQALAASLKEARCKNPMDMDRIRLALQGYNYGNGYISWAIARDSGYTVENASDFSDMQAKKHGWKSYGDKQYPAHVLRYYPYGNYNYGIGNGKIVSVATRQIGNKGGRKFWSWYGFHGRVEWCACFVSWCADQCGYIQSGTIPKFAAVGSGISWFKSHHQWQNRSYKPSAGDLIFFDWGGDGSPDHVGLVEKCDGRTVYTIEGNSSDSCRRRSYPIGGRQIFGYGIPKY, encoded by the coding sequence ATGCCTGAGATAAAGACCCGGCAAGTTCAGAAAGGAACCATCAAGTCACTGGACCGGGCAGCGGCCATGACCTGCCGGTTGAAAGACGTACAGACCAGAACAAAGGACCTAATCGACGATCCCCGCACCCGAAGCAGCAGATCTCCGGATGAGTATGCATCGAACCGGATCACGGGAATGGCACAGGATGCCGGAACAGATGCGGTATATATGGCGGAAAAAACAGCCACATTGACGACGGGAAAGATCCGCTATGCGGTGGGTCAGGCGCAGGTTGGCGTTCCTGAATCCTCGGTCAGAACCCAAGGCTTCATACGTTTCCGCAAAAGACAGCTTGCAGAAAAACAGCAGATCGCCGGCAGGCAGAGAAGCCTCCGGATTTATCCCGGCAGCCGTGAGCAAAGCATCCGGAACTTTGCCAACAGCCGTCAGCTTGCGAGAACAAAAGGAAAAGAGAGGACGATCCGTGAGTTTGCAAAGCATCGGACGATAGTGGCTTCAAGAAAGAGATCCGTGCAGACTTATTATCTTAGAAAAAGAGCAGGAAGGCGGACCGGCAGGTTGATGCAAAGGACGGCAAGACGGCTAAGGGATCTGGTTCAAAGTGCTAGAGCACTGATCTCCACACTATCTGCCGTAGGAATCGTCTGCCTTGCGATAGTGCTTGTCTGCATCCTGTTTGGAGCAGCGTTTTACTTCTTCGGGGATGACAGTTCGGCAAACTACACGCCGGTGAGCCCGGAGGTAGAAGCCTATTCTGCTGTGATTTCCAAATATGCCGGCCAATACGGAATCGGTGAATATACGGAGCTGATTAAGGCCGTGATGATGCAGGAGTCCGGAGGCAGAGGAGCCGATCCCATGCAGGCCTCGGAAAGCGGCTACAACAAGAAGTATCCCCACTCTCCGAACAGCATCAAGGACCCGGAATATTCGATCCAGTGCGGTGTTCAGGCACTGGCTGCATCCCTGAAGGAGGCGAGATGCAAGAACCCCATGGACATGGACCGGATCCGCCTCGCACTGCAAGGGTACAACTACGGCAACGGATATATTTCCTGGGCCATAGCCAGAGACAGCGGATACACGGTGGAGAACGCTTCGGATTTCTCGGACATGCAGGCGAAAAAGCACGGCTGGAAATCCTATGGCGATAAGCAGTACCCTGCCCATGTTCTTCGATACTATCCATACGGCAATTACAACTATGGTATCGGCAACGGCAAAATCGTCAGCGTCGCTACCCGGCAGATCGGTAACAAAGGCGGCCGGAAATTCTGGAGCTGGTACGGTTTTCATGGCCGTGTGGAATGGTGCGCCTGCTTCGTGTCATGGTGCGCAGACCAGTGCGGATATATTCAAAGCGGGACAATACCGAAATTCGCTGCCGTCGGGAGTGGCATAAGCTGGTTCAAGTCTCATCACCAATGGCAGAACAGAAGCTACAAGCCAAGCGCCGGTGATTTGATTTTCTTCGACTGGGGCGGCGACGGCAGCCCGGATCACGTGGGACTGGTGGAAAAATGCGATGGCAGAACCGTTTACACCATAGAGGGAAACAGCTCCGACAGTTGCAGAAGACGCAGTTATCCGATAGGTGGAAGGCAGATATTTGGATATGGAATTCCGAAATATTGA